In Deinococcus aerophilus, one DNA window encodes the following:
- a CDS encoding NUDIX domain-containing protein — MTDIRLPLGGLKFSVRVAILCVRNGKVLVNTGVGDRGPGFWFLPGGALATGEDAQSCAQREWTEETGTLPGPLHLAGIVEPFFGPPHRRQHELGFYFRMDAPPELPDEPFTVLDDADTLCEWIPMDEIESRPVYPLIIRGLLEADDATVRHIVNRE; from the coding sequence ATGACCGACATCCGCCTGCCTCTGGGAGGGCTGAAGTTCAGCGTGCGCGTGGCGATCCTGTGCGTGCGCAATGGCAAGGTGCTGGTGAATACGGGGGTTGGAGACCGTGGCCCCGGCTTCTGGTTCCTGCCCGGCGGCGCACTCGCCACGGGCGAGGACGCGCAGAGCTGCGCCCAGCGGGAATGGACCGAGGAAACCGGCACGCTGCCGGGGCCGTTGCATCTGGCGGGCATTGTGGAGCCCTTCTTCGGCCCGCCGCACAGACGGCAGCACGAACTCGGCTTTTACTTCCGCATGGACGCTCCACCCGAACTGCCCGATGAACCGTTCACTGTGTTGGACGACGCTGATACGCTCTGCGAGTGGATTCCGATGGACGAGATCGAGTCCAGGCCGGTCTATCCGCTGATCATCCGCGGGTTGCTGGAGGCGGACGACGCAACGGTACGGCACATCGTGAACCGGGAATGA
- the nudC gene encoding NAD(+) diphosphatase, with the protein MVFRPPRFELLSGVPHGEATWFIFQKSRLLLREDDTLPAGPATALELELVNSLGRLDGQPYAAAQLRGEVPPGYTLSPLRALAVRLSEDLFGLAGFAAQVVDFDRTHGFCGFCATPLAFTGHEYAKTCPRCSLTVYPRVAPVAMVLIWRGVGAETKLLLARGPQFPPGMYSALAGFVQPSETLEQAAAREVLEEVGVRLRDLKYVLSQPWPFPHSLMIGFEAEADGGEITPQPGEIEDARWFSVSALPALPPRFSIARQLIDRAVAGARVRADLPAG; encoded by the coding sequence ATGGTCTTTCGCCCCCCGCGCTTCGAGCTTCTTTCCGGCGTTCCGCACGGCGAGGCCACGTGGTTCATTTTCCAGAAGAGCCGACTGCTGCTCCGCGAGGACGACACGCTGCCGGCGGGTCCGGCGACCGCTCTGGAGCTGGAACTGGTCAATTCGCTGGGCCGCCTGGACGGGCAGCCCTACGCCGCCGCTCAGCTGCGGGGGGAGGTTCCTCCCGGATACACCCTCTCGCCGCTGCGGGCGCTGGCGGTCCGCCTGAGTGAAGACCTGTTCGGGCTGGCCGGATTTGCCGCGCAGGTGGTGGACTTTGACCGCACACACGGGTTCTGTGGCTTCTGCGCCACGCCCTTGGCTTTTACCGGCCACGAGTATGCCAAGACCTGCCCGCGCTGCAGCCTGACGGTCTACCCGCGGGTGGCTCCGGTGGCGATGGTGCTGATTTGGCGCGGCGTGGGCGCGGAGACCAAGCTGCTGCTCGCGCGCGGACCGCAGTTTCCTCCCGGCATGTATTCCGCGCTGGCCGGCTTCGTGCAGCCCTCCGAAACGCTGGAGCAGGCCGCCGCCCGCGAGGTGCTGGAGGAGGTCGGGGTGCGCCTCCGGGACCTGAAGTACGTGCTCAGCCAGCCGTGGCCGTTTCCGCACTCGCTGATGATCGGCTTCGAGGCCGAGGCGGACGGCGGTGAGATCACCCCGCAGCCCGGCGAGATCGAGGACGCCCGCTGGTTTTCCGTCTCGGCGCTGCCCGCGCTGCCGCCGCGCTTCAGCATCGCGCGGCAGCTGATTGACCGGGCCGTGGCCGGGGCACGGGTTCGCGCCGACCTTCCGGCCGGCTGA
- a CDS encoding vWA domain-containing protein, with protein sequence MMPPDFQHLISGSRLRIRGKSAFFATLLLHAEFVPSREVAAAGTDGERVYVNPEVAASLPSDVLDGLLLHEVLHAALSHVERRGPREKKRWNQSADLIVNGMVDAAGLPTPPSSRRDGHLEKLSVEEVYTALLAEGESEEDQGDGSDDLLDGPPSDVPPRNGKNASSPARQWQQAMAKARSMDALSGGQGDDPLGAHRELARLAPARLDWRAHLWRFLARTPVDFGGFDRRFVGRGLYLEALDDESLSALIAVDTSGSVNDEAVRALVGEVQGVLGAYPHVRATLYYADTEAYGPYELTPGSAIPAPQGGGGTDFRPVFRLLDDHTPDVLIYLTDGYGDFPETAPQMPTLWVVPPGGLEDEGFPFGDVLRLEEG encoded by the coding sequence ATGATGCCGCCCGACTTCCAGCACCTGATCTCCGGTTCACGGCTGCGGATTCGTGGCAAGTCGGCATTCTTTGCCACGCTGCTGCTGCACGCCGAGTTCGTGCCCTCCAGAGAGGTGGCGGCCGCCGGCACCGATGGCGAGCGGGTCTACGTGAACCCGGAGGTCGCGGCCTCGCTGCCCTCCGACGTGCTGGACGGCCTGCTGCTGCATGAAGTGCTGCACGCGGCCCTGTCGCATGTCGAGCGGCGCGGCCCACGCGAGAAGAAACGCTGGAACCAGTCGGCCGACCTGATCGTGAACGGCATGGTGGACGCCGCGGGGCTGCCCACCCCCCCGAGTTCGCGGCGCGACGGCCATCTGGAAAAGCTGAGCGTGGAGGAGGTCTACACCGCCCTGCTCGCCGAGGGAGAGAGCGAGGAAGACCAGGGGGACGGCAGTGACGACCTGCTCGACGGCCCCCCCAGCGACGTGCCCCCCCGGAACGGCAAGAACGCCTCCTCACCGGCGCGGCAGTGGCAGCAGGCCATGGCCAAGGCCCGCAGCATGGACGCCCTGAGCGGCGGGCAGGGCGACGATCCGCTGGGCGCCCACCGCGAGCTGGCCCGCCTTGCTCCGGCCCGGCTGGACTGGCGGGCGCACCTGTGGCGGTTCCTGGCCCGCACGCCGGTGGACTTCGGAGGCTTTGACCGCCGGTTCGTGGGGCGCGGGCTGTACCTGGAAGCCCTGGACGACGAGAGCCTGAGCGCCCTGATCGCGGTGGACACCTCCGGCAGCGTGAACGACGAGGCGGTGCGGGCGCTGGTCGGCGAGGTCCAGGGCGTGCTCGGCGCGTACCCGCACGTCCGGGCCACCCTGTACTACGCCGACACCGAAGCCTACGGTCCGTACGAGCTGACCCCCGGCAGCGCCATTCCCGCGCCGCAGGGGGGCGGCGGCACCGACTTCCGCCCGGTCTTCAGGCTACTGGACGACCACACACCGGACGTGCTGATCTACCTCACCGACGGCTATGGCGACTTCCCGGAGACCGCGCCGCAGATGCCGACGCTGTGGGTGGTTCCGCCCGGCGGCCTGGAAGACGAGGGGTTTCCGTTTGGCGATGTTCTGCGGCTGGAGGAGGGCTGA
- a CDS encoding AAA family ATPase yields the protein MSLTANELQTYLHALVRGELKLSTMIWGPPGVGKSSVVAQVAAAQNLEFVDVRLSQLAPTDLRGLPVPESDGQGGGVSKWYPPEFLPRGGHGILFLDEVNMAPPTMQGMAQQLILDRRVGSYVLPDGWFVWAAGNRKEDRASVFDMPAPLANRFLHLTVRPDFDSWRSYALGRGLHEHIIAFLTFRPELLHRLDPQQPAWPSPRAWEMASGLHRAGLDTVPAIGEAAGAEFSAFVRLYEQLPDLGIVLEGRGGGLRLPDEPSVRYAAVVGLAARAADADAAYHAFTWLADSAGPEWLQLYVATLVSKFQAIGQLGDLAGLIGRDERLAALVEGTLAMSEGM from the coding sequence TTGTCCCTCACCGCCAACGAACTGCAGACCTACCTCCACGCCCTGGTCCGGGGCGAACTCAAACTTTCCACCATGATCTGGGGACCGCCCGGCGTGGGCAAAAGCAGCGTGGTTGCGCAGGTGGCCGCCGCCCAGAACCTGGAATTCGTGGACGTGCGCCTCTCCCAGCTGGCCCCCACCGACCTGCGCGGCCTGCCCGTGCCCGAGTCGGACGGCCAGGGCGGCGGCGTGAGCAAGTGGTATCCGCCCGAATTCCTGCCGCGCGGCGGCCACGGCATCCTGTTTCTGGACGAGGTGAACATGGCCCCGCCCACCATGCAGGGCATGGCGCAGCAGCTGATCCTGGACCGCCGGGTGGGCAGCTACGTGCTGCCGGACGGCTGGTTCGTGTGGGCTGCCGGCAACCGCAAGGAGGACCGCGCCAGCGTGTTCGACATGCCCGCACCGCTGGCCAACCGCTTTTTGCACCTGACCGTGCGCCCCGACTTTGACTCGTGGCGCAGCTACGCCCTGGGGCGCGGACTGCACGAGCACATCATCGCCTTCCTGACCTTCCGCCCGGAGCTGCTGCACCGCCTGGACCCCCAGCAGCCCGCGTGGCCTAGCCCGCGTGCCTGGGAAATGGCCTCGGGCCTGCACCGCGCCGGTCTGGATACTGTGCCCGCGATCGGGGAGGCGGCGGGGGCCGAATTCAGCGCCTTTGTGCGTCTGTACGAGCAGTTGCCCGACCTGGGCATCGTGCTGGAGGGCCGCGGCGGGGGTCTGCGGCTGCCCGACGAGCCCAGCGTGCGCTACGCCGCCGTGGTGGGGCTGGCCGCCCGCGCCGCCGACGCGGACGCGGCCTACCACGCCTTTACCTGGCTCGCCGACAGTGCCGGACCCGAATGGCTGCAGCTGTATGTCGCCACCCTGGTGAGCAAATTCCAGGCCATCGGTCAGCTGGGCGATCTGGCGGGGCTGATTGGCCGGGACGAGCGGCTGGCGGCCCTGGTGGAGGGAACGCTGGCGATGTCGGAGGGAATGTGA
- a CDS encoding heterodisulfide reductase-related iron-sulfur binding cluster: MLPLIHQILFFVFAVVTGAFGLWGFYRLYLRIRRGAPATERRFDIPGRRILDAVRVSLTQERTFRRRTAISVLHSFIFYGFVFYLLVNVIDGLEGYIHFSIPSSNPLGAVYNLLADVLSFLVLFGVVSLVIRRLFAPSKRDFRFTEKTLLHPLLKNNYILRDSLIVSAFIFFHVGSRVLGNAAKVVAEGGDAFQPFSNAVGAALFSGLGEGALLNWRIFGFWGALGSVLAFLAYFPFTKHIHIFMAPLNYTFKRPVGSGVLPPMKGLEEAMEAEEPRLGVEKLEELEWPRLLDAYACIQCNRCQDVCPANATGKALSPAALEINKRMELNVIAAHPSPFTLKAAPFESGASTAHPLLEYAISEEAVWACTTCGACMQVCPVQDEQMLDIIDIRRQQVMVAGEFPQQLQTAFRGMERTSNPWGISRDKRMEWAEGLKVPTIDENPEPDVIYWVGCAAAYDPGAQKVARSFVQLLDKAGVNYAVLGKKEACTGDSARRAGNEFLYQTLAQENVETLNSVRPKLIVATCPHCMNIIGNEYPQIGGHYRTIHHTEYLETLVAAGKLPLAELADDVTYHDPCYLGRHNGVYDAPRTLITRMAGEVLSLERERDNSFCCGAGGAQFWKEEEEGRERVSDNRFRELQARLDGAKAASAEFEQTGKVVAVGCPFCKAMLNSTPEKQKRDDIVVKDVAELMLESMQRATGEYAAPVGVSDTSPVATEPAGVPNAEVPMERTGEVRSADAPDNVVGETSADVLNAQPGSPVDNADTQPEPQAAHPEVPAPARKSWKPKAGADEVSTAPVGPDAQTGEPPVRKAWNPKASADDVAPAQARVEETRPAEPSPRKAWNPQAKSDEVSAAPPASESAQAPARKAWQPKARVDDVSAEPVADAPAPEPAKSAPVRQAWKPQAKAESAEASSAQPAPAPAPETAPAQRKKWTPQASTPVDRPEEPDTAGIDAAETGAAAPSESPEVSASAPQPTATGRPKWQPKAQTKVEAPAGPITEHVDLREVGENSLEEGQQATSAPDASDAGAGGRKKWVPKKKE; encoded by the coding sequence GTGCTCCCCCTCATCCATCAGATTCTGTTTTTCGTCTTTGCCGTCGTTACCGGTGCCTTTGGGCTGTGGGGTTTTTACCGCCTGTACCTGCGCATCCGCCGGGGTGCGCCCGCCACCGAGCGCCGCTTTGACATTCCGGGCCGCCGCATTCTGGACGCTGTCCGCGTCAGCCTGACGCAGGAGCGCACCTTCCGTCGCCGCACGGCGATCAGCGTGCTGCACAGCTTCATCTTCTACGGTTTCGTGTTCTACCTGCTGGTGAATGTGATTGACGGGCTGGAAGGCTATATTCATTTCAGCATCCCGTCCAGCAACCCTCTGGGCGCCGTCTACAACCTGCTGGCCGATGTGCTGAGCTTTCTGGTGCTGTTTGGCGTCGTGAGTCTAGTGATCCGCCGTCTGTTCGCGCCCAGCAAGCGCGACTTCCGCTTTACCGAGAAGACGCTGCTGCACCCGCTGCTCAAGAACAACTACATCCTGCGCGACAGCCTGATCGTCTCGGCGTTCATCTTCTTCCACGTCGGCAGCCGGGTGCTGGGCAACGCGGCGAAAGTGGTGGCCGAGGGCGGTGACGCCTTCCAGCCGTTTTCGAACGCCGTGGGCGCGGCCCTGTTTTCCGGCCTGGGCGAGGGCGCGCTGCTGAACTGGCGCATCTTCGGATTCTGGGGCGCGCTGGGCAGCGTGCTGGCCTTCCTGGCGTACTTTCCCTTTACCAAGCACATCCACATCTTCATGGCCCCGCTGAACTACACCTTCAAGCGCCCGGTGGGCAGCGGCGTGCTGCCGCCCATGAAGGGTCTGGAGGAGGCGATGGAGGCCGAGGAACCGCGCCTGGGCGTGGAAAAGCTGGAAGAACTGGAATGGCCCCGCCTGCTGGACGCCTACGCCTGTATCCAGTGCAACCGCTGCCAGGACGTCTGTCCAGCGAACGCCACCGGCAAGGCGCTGTCTCCTGCCGCGCTGGAGATCAACAAGCGCATGGAGCTGAACGTTATTGCGGCGCACCCCAGCCCCTTTACCCTCAAGGCCGCGCCCTTCGAGTCCGGGGCGAGCACCGCCCACCCGCTGCTGGAGTACGCCATTAGCGAGGAGGCGGTGTGGGCCTGCACCACCTGCGGCGCGTGCATGCAGGTCTGCCCGGTGCAGGACGAGCAGATGCTGGACATCATCGACATCCGCCGCCAGCAGGTGATGGTGGCCGGCGAGTTTCCGCAGCAGCTTCAGACCGCCTTCCGGGGCATGGAGCGCACCTCCAACCCCTGGGGCATCTCGCGCGACAAGCGCATGGAGTGGGCCGAGGGTCTGAAGGTCCCCACCATTGACGAGAATCCCGAACCCGACGTCATCTACTGGGTGGGCTGCGCCGCCGCCTACGATCCGGGCGCGCAGAAGGTGGCCCGCTCCTTCGTGCAGCTGCTGGACAAGGCGGGGGTCAATTACGCTGTGCTGGGCAAGAAAGAGGCGTGTACCGGGGACAGTGCCCGCCGCGCCGGGAACGAGTTCCTGTACCAGACGCTGGCGCAGGAGAACGTGGAGACGCTCAACAGCGTTCGGCCCAAGCTGATCGTCGCCACCTGCCCGCACTGCATGAACATCATCGGCAACGAGTATCCGCAGATCGGCGGGCACTACAGGACGATTCACCACACCGAATACCTGGAAACGCTGGTGGCCGCCGGAAAGCTGCCGCTGGCCGAGCTGGCCGACGACGTGACCTATCACGATCCGTGTTACCTGGGCCGTCACAACGGCGTGTACGACGCGCCGCGCACCCTGATCACGCGCATGGCGGGCGAGGTGCTGAGCCTGGAACGCGAGCGGGACAACAGCTTTTGCTGCGGGGCAGGCGGCGCCCAGTTCTGGAAGGAGGAGGAGGAGGGCCGCGAGCGCGTCTCCGACAACCGCTTCCGCGAACTGCAGGCGCGGCTGGACGGCGCGAAGGCTGCCTCCGCAGAATTTGAGCAAACGGGCAAGGTGGTGGCGGTGGGCTGCCCCTTCTGCAAGGCGATGCTGAACAGCACCCCGGAAAAGCAGAAGCGCGACGACATCGTGGTGAAGGACGTGGCCGAGCTGATGCTGGAAAGCATGCAGCGCGCCACCGGGGAATACGCCGCGCCGGTGGGTGTGAGCGACACGTCACCGGTCGCCACTGAACCGGCTGGGGTTCCCAACGCCGAGGTCCCGATGGAGCGCACGGGTGAGGTCCGCTCTGCCGACGCACCGGACAACGTGGTGGGAGAAACCTCCGCCGACGTGCTCAATGCCCAGCCGGGCAGCCCGGTGGACAATGCCGACACCCAGCCTGAGCCGCAGGCCGCGCACCCCGAGGTGCCCGCGCCGGCCCGCAAGAGCTGGAAGCCCAAAGCCGGAGCGGATGAGGTCAGTACCGCGCCGGTTGGGCCAGATGCACAAACAGGGGAGCCGCCTGTCCGCAAGGCCTGGAACCCGAAGGCCAGCGCGGACGACGTGGCTCCGGCCCAGGCGCGTGTGGAAGAAACGCGGCCCGCCGAACCTTCACCCCGCAAGGCCTGGAACCCTCAGGCCAAGTCGGATGAGGTGAGCGCGGCACCCCCGGCCTCTGAATCCGCTCAGGCGCCGGCCCGCAAGGCGTGGCAGCCCAAAGCCAGGGTGGACGACGTGAGCGCCGAGCCGGTCGCCGATGCCCCTGCCCCCGAGCCTGCAAAGTCGGCGCCGGTGCGGCAGGCGTGGAAGCCTCAGGCCAAGGCCGAATCCGCTGAGGCCAGCAGCGCCCAGCCCGCGCCCGCCCCCGCGCCCGAAACGGCCCCGGCGCAACGCAAGAAGTGGACCCCGCAGGCCAGTACGCCGGTGGACCGTCCTGAAGAACCCGACACTGCAGGAATCGACGCTGCAGAAACCGGTGCTGCCGCCCCTTCGGAGAGCCCAGAGGTGTCCGCCTCCGCTCCTCAGCCCACTGCCACTGGCCGTCCGAAATGGCAGCCGAAGGCGCAGACGAAAGTGGAGGCTCCTGCGGGCCCGATCACCGAGCACGTCGACCTGCGTGAGGTGGGCGAGAATTCGCTGGAAGAGGGGCAGCAGGCCACCTCCGCACCGGACGCCTCAGACGCCGGGGCAGGTGGGCGCAAGAAGTGGGTGCCGAAGAAGAAGGAGTAA